In one window of Candidatus Nanopelagicales bacterium DNA:
- a CDS encoding glycosyl hydrolase family 18 protein — protein sequence MTRVVVAAVASAAIVGAVVSPPVVGEAQAAKRSRVVSGWFGYWTSPEDMASIAKSSNGVLGEVNIFWWAFGGADNPICTYGDSGSCQGSSAKPWTNDRFIQARKGLRRQGIKVYASHTDLYSGRRGELSAYLSKKKNRKALSRQFADWAVKAKVHGVDLDWENFAFNDGSATWKATKPRFVKTVRLMSKKLHRVGKRLSVTVPGGYSPDKPGGGYWVYAWKKIAPYVDRLRLMTYDYSWNRPGPIGPQKWARQVVKSAIRQVGSANRKKLYVGVHQYGKAWYARDASDGYVTSGDCKANWEPSGRDGIALSPAGAAGLAKDFGVTPTFDKSSREWTFRYLKGEPGTYLTKEGKKRSLDCDVWKETWYGDTLTAKARGRMVRKLGIGGLAVWNLANTNDDFYPGLAPFTVKK from the coding sequence ATGACGCGGGTAGTCGTGGCTGCTGTTGCCAGCGCCGCCATCGTGGGCGCTGTTGTGTCGCCGCCGGTCGTCGGCGAGGCCCAGGCAGCGAAGCGCTCCCGCGTAGTCAGCGGGTGGTTCGGGTACTGGACATCACCTGAGGACATGGCCTCGATCGCCAAGTCAAGTAACGGAGTTCTCGGCGAGGTCAACATCTTCTGGTGGGCTTTCGGGGGCGCGGACAATCCCATTTGCACCTACGGCGACAGTGGCTCCTGCCAAGGTTCTTCGGCCAAACCATGGACCAATGACCGATTCATCCAGGCCAGGAAGGGACTGAGGAGACAGGGGATCAAGGTCTATGCCTCGCACACGGACCTGTACTCCGGTCGGCGAGGAGAGCTCTCCGCGTACTTGAGCAAGAAGAAGAATCGGAAGGCGTTGTCCCGACAGTTCGCTGACTGGGCGGTCAAGGCCAAGGTCCACGGCGTGGACCTTGATTGGGAGAACTTCGCCTTCAACGACGGGTCCGCAACGTGGAAAGCGACGAAACCCAGGTTCGTCAAGACGGTGCGGCTGATGTCGAAGAAGCTTCACCGGGTGGGCAAGCGCCTTTCGGTGACCGTGCCGGGTGGATATTCCCCGGACAAGCCCGGCGGCGGGTACTGGGTGTACGCGTGGAAGAAGATCGCTCCGTACGTGGACAGGTTGCGGTTGATGACTTACGACTACTCCTGGAACCGTCCCGGACCGATCGGGCCACAGAAATGGGCCCGGCAGGTAGTCAAGAGCGCGATCAGGCAGGTCGGGTCCGCCAACCGGAAGAAGCTGTACGTGGGCGTCCACCAGTACGGCAAGGCCTGGTATGCCCGCGACGCGAGCGACGGATATGTGACAAGCGGCGATTGCAAGGCCAACTGGGAGCCGTCCGGGAGGGACGGGATCGCGCTGAGCCCAGCAGGTGCCGCCGGACTCGCGAAGGACTTCGGGGTCACTCCGACTTTCGACAAGTCGTCTCGGGAGTGGACGTTCCGGTACCTCAAGGGTGAGCCTGGGACCTACCTGACCAAGGAGGGGAAGAAGCGCTCCCTGGACTGCGACGTGTGGAAGGAAACGTGGTACGGGGACACGCTCACAGCGAAGGCCCGGGGCAGGATGGTTCGTAAGCTGGGGATCGGCGGCCTGGCGGTGTGGAACCTGGCGAATACCAACGACGACTTCTACCCCGGACTGGCGCCCTTCACAGTCAAGAAGTAG